A genomic segment from Polyangium mundeleinium encodes:
- a CDS encoding GNAT family N-acetyltransferase translates to MLDTYVLPVSPDEPTTVAESLALLEHELDEVPDAVFPGLSGQPPELDPWEVINILEVDMHAGRLKGFAGYVGGFPAALCLVGALAAFGPGASTTAGRVPTVACLLVAPRYQRLGLGRVLLAEAERALRAKGVTFVDAYPPKPRPGKEAGLLATFLQAGFVQVGEAGDRLLVRKTLGTTRARKVG, encoded by the coding sequence ATGCTCGACACGTACGTCCTTCCCGTCTCCCCCGACGAACCCACGACGGTGGCCGAGAGCCTGGCGCTGCTGGAGCACGAGCTCGACGAGGTGCCGGACGCCGTTTTTCCCGGTCTGTCAGGACAGCCACCGGAGCTCGACCCCTGGGAGGTAATCAACATCCTGGAAGTCGACATGCACGCCGGACGGCTCAAAGGTTTTGCCGGGTACGTCGGGGGTTTTCCCGCGGCGCTCTGCCTGGTCGGCGCCCTCGCGGCCTTCGGGCCGGGCGCCTCCACGACGGCGGGGCGGGTGCCCACGGTGGCCTGCCTGCTCGTGGCCCCCCGCTACCAGCGGCTCGGGCTCGGCCGGGTGCTGCTCGCCGAGGCCGAGCGCGCGCTCAGGGCCAAAGGGGTGACGTTCGTGGACGCGTACCCGCCGAAGCCGCGGCCCGGGAAGGAGGCGGGGCTGCTCGCCACGTTCCTGCAGGCGGGGTTCGTCCAGGTGGGGGAAGCTGGAGACCGGCTCCTCGTGCGAAAGACGCTGGGGACGACGCGGGCGCGGAAGGTGGGGTGA
- a CDS encoding alpha/beta hydrolase — protein sequence MEPRTFGPLRVHVRGGDDHRGGGDGPAILLCHGFGAPGEDLVSLCRVIDAGRGVRWFFPEAPLEVEVGPGMRGRAWWDIGMDRLMTLLMRGDIDGAMKRLDEVPEGLAPARDALAETVEVLGKEYGVRRDQLVVGGFSQGAMVTTELVTHLREPFAGLAVLSGTRLGGERWQAGLDAVGERLAAFISHGRRDPLLPFGRAEILRDMMTAAKARVTWVPHGGAHEIPPAVVSGLGTFAQARHGGA from the coding sequence ATGGAACCCCGCACCTTCGGCCCCCTCCGCGTCCACGTTCGGGGCGGCGACGATCACCGCGGCGGCGGCGACGGCCCCGCGATTCTGCTCTGCCACGGCTTCGGCGCGCCCGGGGAAGACCTCGTCAGCCTCTGCCGCGTCATCGACGCCGGTCGCGGCGTCCGCTGGTTCTTCCCCGAAGCCCCCCTCGAAGTCGAGGTCGGCCCCGGCATGCGCGGACGTGCCTGGTGGGACATCGGCATGGATCGGCTGATGACGCTCCTCATGCGCGGCGACATCGACGGCGCCATGAAGCGCCTCGACGAGGTGCCCGAAGGACTCGCGCCGGCCCGGGATGCGCTCGCGGAGACCGTCGAGGTCCTCGGGAAGGAATACGGCGTGCGGCGGGATCAGCTCGTCGTGGGCGGGTTTTCCCAGGGCGCCATGGTCACGACCGAGCTCGTGACCCACCTCCGCGAGCCTTTCGCCGGCCTCGCCGTGCTCTCGGGGACCCGGCTCGGCGGCGAGCGCTGGCAGGCCGGGCTCGATGCCGTCGGGGAGCGGCTTGCGGCGTTCATCTCGCACGGACGGCGAGATCCGCTCCTGCCTTTCGGGCGCGCCGAGATCCTCCGGGACATGATGACCGCCGCGAAAGCGCGCGTGACGTGGGTGCCGCACGGTGGGGCGCACGAGATCCCCCCGGCCGTCGTGAGCGGGCTCGGGACGTTCGCGCAGGCCCGGCACGGCGGGGCGTAG
- a CDS encoding TrmH family RNA methyltransferase, translating to MKQKPDPRAPGAQAPEIVHGLRACLAVFARRPDDVLAVSYGREARRDLETLIRWAAARRVPCHELRDDELERIAHTKNHEGLCLHTRPRAWLGTNELADMLVRTRGAAIALERVRNPYNIGAIVRSAAFFGLDAALLGAPAPHPGLPPDAVRVAEGGAEQLDFSRTTDLPDTLARLRTRGVTIVGGESDAAANAFGFAFKRPVVLVLGHEREGLSERAKAQCDALVAIPGAGSVGSLNVSIAASVLLAEVVRENLLGKNPSPASPAPPAPVASPARPPAGPPRGRPPRRR from the coding sequence ATGAAGCAGAAGCCCGACCCGCGAGCCCCCGGCGCCCAGGCCCCCGAGATCGTCCACGGCCTGCGCGCCTGCCTCGCCGTCTTCGCCCGCCGCCCGGACGACGTCCTCGCCGTCTCCTACGGCCGCGAGGCGCGCCGCGACCTCGAGACCCTGATTCGCTGGGCCGCGGCGCGCCGTGTCCCCTGCCACGAGCTGCGCGACGACGAACTCGAGCGGATCGCGCACACGAAAAACCACGAGGGGCTCTGTCTCCATACGCGGCCGCGGGCGTGGCTCGGAACGAACGAGCTCGCGGACATGCTGGTCCGCACGCGCGGGGCGGCCATCGCGCTCGAGCGCGTGCGGAACCCCTACAACATTGGCGCGATCGTCCGGAGCGCGGCGTTTTTCGGCCTCGACGCCGCGCTCCTCGGCGCGCCGGCCCCGCACCCCGGCCTCCCGCCCGACGCCGTCCGCGTGGCCGAGGGCGGCGCCGAGCAGCTCGACTTCTCCCGTACCACGGACCTGCCCGACACCCTCGCGCGCCTGCGCACCCGGGGCGTCACGATCGTGGGCGGCGAGAGCGACGCCGCGGCGAACGCGTTCGGGTTCGCCTTCAAGCGCCCGGTGGTCCTGGTGCTCGGCCACGAGCGCGAGGGTCTGTCCGAGCGCGCCAAGGCGCAATGCGACGCGCTCGTGGCGATCCCGGGGGCCGGGTCGGTCGGGTCGCTGAACGTATCGATCGCGGCGAGCGTGCTCCTGGCGGAGGTTGTCCGGGAGAACCTGCTCGGGAAAAACCCGTCCCCCGCGTCGCCCGCGCCCCCGGCGCCCGTGGCGTCGCCTGCACGTCCGCCCGCGGGCCCGCCGCGGGGGCGTCCGCCGCGGCGACGCTGA